A part of Clarias gariepinus isolate MV-2021 ecotype Netherlands chromosome 14, CGAR_prim_01v2, whole genome shotgun sequence genomic DNA contains:
- the mrtfba gene encoding myocardin-related transcription factor B isoform X1: MNAQGEAGAGGLLVPSPQSEAVTHEMEELSLQPSQNLPPLNERKNVLQLRLQQRRTREQLVDQGIMPPLKSPAAFHEQIRSLERARTENFLKHKIGSRPERAELVRMHILQETVAEPSLQATQLKLKRARLADDLNEKIAQRPGPMELVEKNILPVASSVKEAIIDGQMHYPKTQEFDEDSGDAFSPEQPGSQESHGSVPSPGEAKAMEASSPLPNSLIQHCPPVTQITGDFFKHYSPSEPAVSPPAPPPHPVTTPPSKSGLPLIKQSQPKSASDKSRSKKNKDAKPRVKKLKYHQYIPPDQKQEPSEVPMDSSYARLLQQQQLFLQLQILSQQQQQHYNYQTILPAPLKFPSPASPHLRPNFLCRPVIEGQNSSTTVAINSAQSLPASIVVSLPPAAAIRPNSNLSNRKAGTLPANLEEMKVAELKMELKLRGLPVSGTKTDLIERLRPYQESAVSIPNTSPNTQSCNASMEVSSTTICLSPTQQPPETQSATPPVSPAFSDVNNREDAMEGQPETHCQSSGGIGQAAAVPEEQDRRLHEKERQIEELLRKLEQEQRLVEELKMQLEVEKRITQNPVSTDSNKSINQAASLVKVKTESPVMPNCTLASHSTPSVLKLEKKQVAPMTATPLPQFFISHQGVSQVIGQPQALLTAQHTGTQILLPVSLPNNTTTIQLTNSNVKLQPVLQAAVSPQGQGLIQTTQLHSTLPAKAESSSPQSVNHNNIVQTLPMCSSGRATFQFGASEKQAGLEMPRCFLGSSPDNTLSAQTSPVASSLTNGPLNKSPSQVSPAFILPSPGFSHAPKSREPPPYEDAVKQTRSLQAAAITQLPTATSQQMDDLFDILIESGEITPFIQQQPSAPKLLPVTASITTLPVNTALSRPPAQVQMAPPPALLPEPMPSLASLASDNQLEALLEGTLGGVGEPEHRTLGLLEELHSQLLEQPHSPMDTSELSFSEPSAHLSSSSSFSLQDTGMDSMEWLDLTMPRPNGPLDPLGIGSDFLDTHDLQLHWD; encoded by the exons ATGAATGCCCAGGGAGAAGCTGGCGCAGGGGGGCTGTTGGTACCGAGCCCTCAGAGCGAGGCAGTGACCCATGAGATGGAGGAACTGTCACTGCAGCCCAGCCAGAACCTACCACCTCTTAACGAACGCAAGAACG tcCTTCAGTTGCGGCTGCAGCAGCGGCGCACTCGGGAGCAGCTCGTCGACCAGGGCATCATGCCAC CCCTCAAGAGCCCAGCGGCGTTCCACGAACAGATCCGCAGTCTGGAGAGAGCCAGG aCTGAGAATTTCCTGAAACATAAGATTGGTAGTCGTCCAGAAAGGGCCGAATTGGTGCGCATGCACATTTTACAAG AGACTGTAGCAGAGCCATCACTTCAGGCTACGCAGCTGAAGCTGAAGAGAGCTCGACTGGCTGATGATCTCAATGAGAAGATTGCACAGCGGCCTGGCCCCATGGAGTTGGTGGAGAAAAACATCCTGCCTGTGGCATCCAGTGTCAAAGAGGCCATCATTG ATGGTCAGATGCATTACCCGAAAACACAGGAGTTTGATGAAGACAGCGGTGACGCATTCTCTCCAGAGCAGCCAGGCAGTCAGGAGTCACATGGATCTGTACCTTCACCTGGGGAAGCAAAGGCCATGGAAGCCTCCTCACCACTACCAAATAGTTTAATACAG CACTGCCCTCCTGTCACACAGATCACAGGAGATTTTTTCAAACATTATTCCCCCAGCGAGCCGGCAGTCAGCCCTCCTGCTCCACCGCCTCATCCAGTCACCACACCTCCCTCCAAATCTGGACTTCCTCTCATTAAG caAAGTCAGCCCAAGTCCGCTAGTGACAAGAGTCGCagtaagaaaaacaaagatGCCAAACCACGAGTGAAAAAGCTAAAATATCATCAGTACATTCCCCCGGATCAGAAACAAGAGCCCAGTGAAGTCCCTATGGATTCCTCTTATGCCCGCTtactgcagcagcagcagctcttTCTCCAGCTGCAGATCCTCAGTCAGCAACAACAGCAGCACTACAACTACCAGACCATTCTGCCGGCTCCCCTCAA ATTTCCTTCTCCTGCCTCTCCCCACCTCCGCCCTAACTTCCTGTGCAGGCCTGTGATTGAGGGGCAGAACAGCAGCACCACTGTTGCCATTAACAGTGCGCAAAGTCTTCCTGCTTCCATTGTGGTGTCTCTGCCTCCAGCCGCAGCAATACGCCCGAATAGCAACTTGTCGAACCGCAAAGCTGGCACACTGCCAGCCAACCTGGAGGAGATGAAG GTGGCTGAACTTAAAATGGAATTAAAGCTGCGCGGTCTGCCTGTGTCCGGAACCAAAACAGACCTGATTGAAAGGTTAAGGCCTTACCAGGAGAGCGCCGTGTCCATTCCCAATACCAGTCCTAACACACAAAGCTGCAACGCATCCATGGAGGTATCTAGCACCACCATATGTCTGTCACCTACTCAGCAGCCCCCTGAGACCCAGAGCGCCACGCCGCCTGTATCCCCTGCATTCTCGGACGTGAACAATAGAGAGGATGCTATGGAGGGTCAACCGGAGACCCACTGCCAAAGCAGCGGCGGTATCGGCCAGGCAGCAGCCGTTCCCGAAGAGCAGGACAGGAGGCTGCATGAGAAAGAGCGTCAGATCGAGGAGCTGCTACGAAAGCTGGAACAGGAACAGAGGTTGGTAGAGGAACTGAAGATGCAGCTGGAGGTGGAGAAGAGGATCACACAGAATCCTGTCTCCACAGACAGTAACAAGAGCATCAATCAAGCTGCTTCACTAGTTAAAGTAAAGACTGAGAGCCCGGTTATGCCAAATTGCACACTGGCTTCGCATAGCACCCCATCCGTACTGAAGCTGGAGAAAAAACAAGTTGCCCCAATGACAGCCACCCCTTTACCCCAGTTCTTCATCAGTCACCAGGGCGTGTCGCAGGTCATTGGGCAGCCCCAGGCCCTCCTCACCGCGCAGCACACGGGGACACAGATCCTGCTGCCGGTCTCTCTACCCAACAACACCACTACAATCCAGCTCACCAATTCAAATGTCAAACTACAG CCAGTCCTCCAAGCAGCTGTCTCCCCTCAAGGCCAAGGACTGATCCAGACCACTCAGCTGCACTCCACTCTTCCTGCCAAAGCAGAGAGCTCCTCGCCACAGTCTGTCAATCACAACAACATAGTGCAG ACCCTGCCTATGTGCAGCTCGGGTAGGGCTACGTTCCAGTTCGGTGCCAGTGAGAAGCAGGCAGGTCTGGAGATGCCTCGCTGTTTCCTGGGCAGCTCCCCAGACAATACGCTGTCTGCTCAGACTTCCCCAGTTGCATCTTCACTCACCAACGGCCCCCTGAATAAG TCCCCGTCTCAGGTCTCGCCCGCCTTTATCCTGCCTTCGCCGGGGTTCAGTCACGCCCCTAAGAGTCGAGAGCCACCTCCCTATGAGGACGCCGTTAAACAGACGCGCAGCCTGCAAGCAGCGGCCATCACACAG CTTCCGACAGCCACCAGTCAGCAGATGGATGATTTGTTTGATATTCTCATTGAAAGTGGAG AGATCACTCCTTTCATTCAGCAGCAGCCTTCGGCGCCTAAGCTGTTGCCAGTCACCGCCAGCATCACCACTTTACCCGTCAACACTGCCCTGTCGAGGCCGCCTGCTCAGGTGCAGATGGCGCCGCCGCCGGCGCTGCTGCCCGAGCCCATGCCGAGCCTGGCTTCTCTGGCTTCAGACAACCAGCTGGAGGCGCTACTGGAGGGCACGCTCGGGGGTGTGGGTGAGCCAGAGCACAGGACTCTGGGGCTTCTAGAAGAGCTGCACAGCCAGTTGCTGGAGCAACCCCACTCCCCCATGGACACATCTGAATTGAGCTTCAGTGAGCCGTCTGCACACttgtcctcctcttcctccttcaGCCTGCAGGACACAGGCATGGACAGCATGGAGTGGTTGGACCTGACCATGCCCAGGCCCAACGGACCCCTCGACCCTCTCGGGATCGGCTCCGATTTCCTCGACACGCACGACCTGCAGCTGCACTGGGACTGA
- the mrtfba gene encoding myocardin-related transcription factor B isoform X2: MNAQGEAGAGGLLVPSPQSEAVTHEMEELSLQPSQNLPPLNERKNVLQLRLQQRRTREQLVDQGIMPPLKSPAAFHEQIRSLERARTENFLKHKIGSRPERAELVRMHILQETVAEPSLQATQLKLKRARLADDLNEKIAQRPGPMELVEKNILPVASSVKEAIIDGQMHYPKTQEFDEDSGDAFSPEQPGSQESHGSVPSPGEAKAMEASSPLPNSLIQHCPPVTQITGDFFKHYSPSEPAVSPPAPPPHPVTTPPSKSGLPLIKQSQPKSASDKSRSKKNKDAKPRVKKLKYHQYIPPDQKQEPSEVPMDSSYARLLQQQQLFLQLQILSQQQQQHYNYQTILPAPLKPVIEGQNSSTTVAINSAQSLPASIVVSLPPAAAIRPNSNLSNRKAGTLPANLEEMKVAELKMELKLRGLPVSGTKTDLIERLRPYQESAVSIPNTSPNTQSCNASMEVSSTTICLSPTQQPPETQSATPPVSPAFSDVNNREDAMEGQPETHCQSSGGIGQAAAVPEEQDRRLHEKERQIEELLRKLEQEQRLVEELKMQLEVEKRITQNPVSTDSNKSINQAASLVKVKTESPVMPNCTLASHSTPSVLKLEKKQVAPMTATPLPQFFISHQGVSQVIGQPQALLTAQHTGTQILLPVSLPNNTTTIQLTNSNVKLQPVLQAAVSPQGQGLIQTTQLHSTLPAKAESSSPQSVNHNNIVQTLPMCSSGRATFQFGASEKQAGLEMPRCFLGSSPDNTLSAQTSPVASSLTNGPLNKSPSQVSPAFILPSPGFSHAPKSREPPPYEDAVKQTRSLQAAAITQLPTATSQQMDDLFDILIESGEITPFIQQQPSAPKLLPVTASITTLPVNTALSRPPAQVQMAPPPALLPEPMPSLASLASDNQLEALLEGTLGGVGEPEHRTLGLLEELHSQLLEQPHSPMDTSELSFSEPSAHLSSSSSFSLQDTGMDSMEWLDLTMPRPNGPLDPLGIGSDFLDTHDLQLHWD; this comes from the exons ATGAATGCCCAGGGAGAAGCTGGCGCAGGGGGGCTGTTGGTACCGAGCCCTCAGAGCGAGGCAGTGACCCATGAGATGGAGGAACTGTCACTGCAGCCCAGCCAGAACCTACCACCTCTTAACGAACGCAAGAACG tcCTTCAGTTGCGGCTGCAGCAGCGGCGCACTCGGGAGCAGCTCGTCGACCAGGGCATCATGCCAC CCCTCAAGAGCCCAGCGGCGTTCCACGAACAGATCCGCAGTCTGGAGAGAGCCAGG aCTGAGAATTTCCTGAAACATAAGATTGGTAGTCGTCCAGAAAGGGCCGAATTGGTGCGCATGCACATTTTACAAG AGACTGTAGCAGAGCCATCACTTCAGGCTACGCAGCTGAAGCTGAAGAGAGCTCGACTGGCTGATGATCTCAATGAGAAGATTGCACAGCGGCCTGGCCCCATGGAGTTGGTGGAGAAAAACATCCTGCCTGTGGCATCCAGTGTCAAAGAGGCCATCATTG ATGGTCAGATGCATTACCCGAAAACACAGGAGTTTGATGAAGACAGCGGTGACGCATTCTCTCCAGAGCAGCCAGGCAGTCAGGAGTCACATGGATCTGTACCTTCACCTGGGGAAGCAAAGGCCATGGAAGCCTCCTCACCACTACCAAATAGTTTAATACAG CACTGCCCTCCTGTCACACAGATCACAGGAGATTTTTTCAAACATTATTCCCCCAGCGAGCCGGCAGTCAGCCCTCCTGCTCCACCGCCTCATCCAGTCACCACACCTCCCTCCAAATCTGGACTTCCTCTCATTAAG caAAGTCAGCCCAAGTCCGCTAGTGACAAGAGTCGCagtaagaaaaacaaagatGCCAAACCACGAGTGAAAAAGCTAAAATATCATCAGTACATTCCCCCGGATCAGAAACAAGAGCCCAGTGAAGTCCCTATGGATTCCTCTTATGCCCGCTtactgcagcagcagcagctcttTCTCCAGCTGCAGATCCTCAGTCAGCAACAACAGCAGCACTACAACTACCAGACCATTCTGCCGGCTCCCCTCAA GCCTGTGATTGAGGGGCAGAACAGCAGCACCACTGTTGCCATTAACAGTGCGCAAAGTCTTCCTGCTTCCATTGTGGTGTCTCTGCCTCCAGCCGCAGCAATACGCCCGAATAGCAACTTGTCGAACCGCAAAGCTGGCACACTGCCAGCCAACCTGGAGGAGATGAAG GTGGCTGAACTTAAAATGGAATTAAAGCTGCGCGGTCTGCCTGTGTCCGGAACCAAAACAGACCTGATTGAAAGGTTAAGGCCTTACCAGGAGAGCGCCGTGTCCATTCCCAATACCAGTCCTAACACACAAAGCTGCAACGCATCCATGGAGGTATCTAGCACCACCATATGTCTGTCACCTACTCAGCAGCCCCCTGAGACCCAGAGCGCCACGCCGCCTGTATCCCCTGCATTCTCGGACGTGAACAATAGAGAGGATGCTATGGAGGGTCAACCGGAGACCCACTGCCAAAGCAGCGGCGGTATCGGCCAGGCAGCAGCCGTTCCCGAAGAGCAGGACAGGAGGCTGCATGAGAAAGAGCGTCAGATCGAGGAGCTGCTACGAAAGCTGGAACAGGAACAGAGGTTGGTAGAGGAACTGAAGATGCAGCTGGAGGTGGAGAAGAGGATCACACAGAATCCTGTCTCCACAGACAGTAACAAGAGCATCAATCAAGCTGCTTCACTAGTTAAAGTAAAGACTGAGAGCCCGGTTATGCCAAATTGCACACTGGCTTCGCATAGCACCCCATCCGTACTGAAGCTGGAGAAAAAACAAGTTGCCCCAATGACAGCCACCCCTTTACCCCAGTTCTTCATCAGTCACCAGGGCGTGTCGCAGGTCATTGGGCAGCCCCAGGCCCTCCTCACCGCGCAGCACACGGGGACACAGATCCTGCTGCCGGTCTCTCTACCCAACAACACCACTACAATCCAGCTCACCAATTCAAATGTCAAACTACAG CCAGTCCTCCAAGCAGCTGTCTCCCCTCAAGGCCAAGGACTGATCCAGACCACTCAGCTGCACTCCACTCTTCCTGCCAAAGCAGAGAGCTCCTCGCCACAGTCTGTCAATCACAACAACATAGTGCAG ACCCTGCCTATGTGCAGCTCGGGTAGGGCTACGTTCCAGTTCGGTGCCAGTGAGAAGCAGGCAGGTCTGGAGATGCCTCGCTGTTTCCTGGGCAGCTCCCCAGACAATACGCTGTCTGCTCAGACTTCCCCAGTTGCATCTTCACTCACCAACGGCCCCCTGAATAAG TCCCCGTCTCAGGTCTCGCCCGCCTTTATCCTGCCTTCGCCGGGGTTCAGTCACGCCCCTAAGAGTCGAGAGCCACCTCCCTATGAGGACGCCGTTAAACAGACGCGCAGCCTGCAAGCAGCGGCCATCACACAG CTTCCGACAGCCACCAGTCAGCAGATGGATGATTTGTTTGATATTCTCATTGAAAGTGGAG AGATCACTCCTTTCATTCAGCAGCAGCCTTCGGCGCCTAAGCTGTTGCCAGTCACCGCCAGCATCACCACTTTACCCGTCAACACTGCCCTGTCGAGGCCGCCTGCTCAGGTGCAGATGGCGCCGCCGCCGGCGCTGCTGCCCGAGCCCATGCCGAGCCTGGCTTCTCTGGCTTCAGACAACCAGCTGGAGGCGCTACTGGAGGGCACGCTCGGGGGTGTGGGTGAGCCAGAGCACAGGACTCTGGGGCTTCTAGAAGAGCTGCACAGCCAGTTGCTGGAGCAACCCCACTCCCCCATGGACACATCTGAATTGAGCTTCAGTGAGCCGTCTGCACACttgtcctcctcttcctccttcaGCCTGCAGGACACAGGCATGGACAGCATGGAGTGGTTGGACCTGACCATGCCCAGGCCCAACGGACCCCTCGACCCTCTCGGGATCGGCTCCGATTTCCTCGACACGCACGACCTGCAGCTGCACTGGGACTGA